In Pengzhenrongella sicca, a single genomic region encodes these proteins:
- a CDS encoding ABC transporter ATP-binding protein: MSSNAMSDLAAATAPPPAGPPALALRGLWKRFGTKVAVAGIDLDVPTGSFYGLVGPNGAGKTTTLSMSTGLLRPDFGEVRVHGQDLWAAPIQVKAMLGVLPDGVRLFDRLTGRQLITYAGLLRGMDRDTVGERAQDLLEALDLVADATTLVVDYSAGMTKKIALACALVHAPRLLVLDEPFEAVDPVSAANIRTILATYVRDGGGTVIVSSHVMDLVQRMCDHVAVIAAGHVLAAGTVDEVRGVGSLEDRFVELVGGRSTGEGLAWLRTSSD; encoded by the coding sequence ATGTCATCGAACGCGATGTCCGATCTCGCCGCCGCCACCGCGCCACCGCCAGCCGGGCCGCCCGCGCTGGCGCTGCGGGGGCTCTGGAAGCGGTTCGGGACCAAGGTCGCCGTCGCCGGCATCGACCTCGACGTGCCAACCGGCTCGTTCTACGGCCTGGTCGGCCCGAACGGCGCGGGCAAGACCACGACCCTGTCGATGTCCACCGGCCTGCTCCGCCCGGACTTCGGCGAGGTCCGGGTGCATGGGCAGGACCTGTGGGCCGCGCCGATCCAGGTGAAGGCGATGCTCGGGGTGCTGCCCGACGGGGTCCGGCTGTTCGACCGGCTCACCGGCCGGCAGCTCATCACCTACGCGGGCCTGCTGCGCGGGATGGACCGCGACACGGTGGGCGAGCGCGCGCAGGACCTGCTCGAAGCACTCGACCTGGTGGCGGACGCGACCACGCTCGTCGTGGACTACTCGGCGGGGATGACGAAGAAGATCGCACTGGCCTGCGCGCTCGTGCACGCGCCCCGGCTCCTCGTGCTCGACGAGCCGTTCGAGGCCGTCGACCCCGTCTCGGCCGCGAACATCCGCACGATCCTCGCGACGTACGTGCGCGACGGCGGCGGCACCGTGATCGTCTCCTCCCACGTCATGGACCTCGTCCAGCGCATGTGCGACCACGTCGCGGTGATCGCCGCCGGGCACGTGCTCGCGGCCGGGACGGTGGACGAGGTGCGCGGCGTCGGCAGCCTCGAGGACCGGTTCGTCGAGCTAGTCGGCGGCCGCAGCACCGGTGAGGGGCTCGCGTGGTTGCGCACCTCGTCCGACTGA
- a CDS encoding DNA recombination protein RmuC, whose product MTTTTAALLIAGALLLGAVVGWSLALARAGARVGVERVRAARADAQLAAERTASAERVRALQADQARLTEQFRALAADALAANNEQFLALADQRFLASQQTQASELARRERAVQQLVEPLARTLDQVKAELTTAETSRLTGAAALGEQVRAMRESSDLLRSETSQLVTALRSSQVRGKWGEIQLRRVVESAGMVDHVDFVEQNQVRTDDGPLRPDMVVRLSGGKSVVVDAKVAFLGYLDACQATDDTVRAQRMAAHARHFRKHIDDLAAKRYWDQFAPAPEFVVMFVPAEAFFHAAVEQDPALFEYAFERNVVIATPMTLIALLRTVAYAWRQDALAANAQQVLSLGKELHGRIATLGTHVARLGRAIDSAASAYNQTVSSLETRVLVSARRFADLSVVDADLPTPTPANPRLSAVSAPELVASATDQVVALDDVGPAAPAPAPAHAPVKTAG is encoded by the coding sequence ATGACGACCACGACCGCTGCCCTGCTCATCGCCGGCGCCCTGCTCCTCGGCGCCGTCGTCGGCTGGTCGCTCGCGCTCGCACGCGCCGGTGCGCGGGTCGGGGTCGAGCGTGTCCGGGCCGCGCGGGCCGACGCCCAGCTCGCGGCCGAGCGGACGGCGTCGGCCGAGCGGGTGCGCGCGTTGCAGGCCGACCAGGCCCGGCTCACGGAGCAGTTCCGCGCGCTCGCTGCCGACGCGCTCGCGGCCAACAACGAGCAGTTCCTCGCCCTCGCCGACCAGCGGTTCCTGGCCAGCCAGCAGACGCAGGCGTCGGAGCTGGCGCGGCGCGAGCGCGCGGTCCAGCAGCTCGTCGAGCCGCTCGCGCGCACGCTCGACCAGGTCAAGGCCGAGCTGACGACAGCCGAGACGTCGCGGCTCACGGGCGCGGCGGCGCTCGGGGAGCAGGTCCGCGCGATGCGGGAGTCCTCCGACCTCCTGCGCTCCGAGACGAGCCAGCTGGTCACGGCGCTGCGCTCGTCGCAGGTGCGCGGGAAGTGGGGCGAGATCCAGCTCCGGCGCGTCGTCGAGTCCGCCGGGATGGTCGACCACGTCGACTTCGTCGAGCAGAACCAGGTGCGCACCGACGACGGCCCGCTCCGGCCCGACATGGTCGTGCGCCTGTCGGGCGGCAAGAGCGTCGTCGTCGACGCCAAGGTCGCCTTCCTCGGCTACCTCGACGCGTGCCAGGCGACCGACGACACCGTCCGCGCGCAGCGCATGGCCGCGCACGCGCGGCACTTCCGCAAGCACATCGACGACCTCGCGGCGAAGCGGTACTGGGACCAGTTCGCGCCCGCGCCGGAGTTCGTCGTGATGTTCGTGCCGGCGGAGGCGTTCTTCCACGCCGCGGTCGAGCAGGACCCGGCGCTGTTCGAGTACGCGTTCGAGCGGAACGTGGTCATCGCGACCCCGATGACCCTGATCGCGCTGCTGCGGACCGTCGCGTACGCATGGCGTCAGGACGCGCTCGCGGCGAACGCGCAGCAGGTGCTGTCGCTCGGCAAGGAGCTGCACGGCCGGATCGCGACCCTCGGCACGCACGTCGCCCGGCTGGGTCGCGCCATCGACAGCGCCGCGAGCGCCTACAACCAGACCGTCTCGTCGCTTGAGACGCGGGTCCTGGTCAGCGCGCGCCGCTTCGCGGACCTGAGCGTCGTCGACGCCGACCTGCCCACGCCGACGCCCGCCAACCCGCGCCTGAGCGCGGTCAGCGCACCCGAGCTCGTCGCCTCCGCGACCGACCAGGTCGTCGCACTCGACGACGTCGGCCCCGCTGCGCCCGCGCCCGCGCCCGCGCACGCGCCGGTCAAGACCGCCGGCTGA
- a CDS encoding 4-hydroxy-3-methylbut-2-enyl diphosphate reductase, which yields MAEQRKKVLLAAPRGYCAGVDRAVIAVEKALEHYGAPVYVRKEIVHNKFVVETLAARGAIFVDDTDDVPEGARVVFSAHGVSPAVLAAAAARSLQTIDATCPLVTKVHKEAVRFASDDYDILLIGHAGHEEVEGTLGEAPEHIQVVNSPDEVDQVTVRDPEKLIWISQTTLSVDETMETVRRLRERFPSLQDPPSDDICYATQNRQVAVKKLAPDCDVVITVGSANSSNSVRLVEVALDAGALASYRVDTASEVDLAWLEGATTVGLTSGASVPEILVRDVLELLAREGFVHVEEVRTATEDLMFSLPRELRTDLKIAGTPIQRERRVAPRPEVAAETV from the coding sequence GTGGCTGAGCAGCGCAAGAAAGTCCTCCTGGCGGCCCCGCGGGGGTACTGCGCGGGGGTTGACCGGGCCGTGATAGCCGTTGAGAAGGCCCTCGAGCACTACGGGGCGCCCGTCTACGTGCGCAAGGAGATCGTGCACAACAAGTTCGTGGTCGAGACCCTGGCCGCGCGCGGGGCGATCTTCGTCGACGACACCGACGACGTGCCCGAGGGTGCCCGCGTGGTGTTCTCGGCGCACGGCGTCTCGCCCGCCGTGCTCGCGGCGGCGGCGGCGCGCTCGCTGCAGACCATCGACGCGACCTGCCCGCTGGTGACCAAGGTGCACAAGGAAGCCGTCCGGTTCGCGTCGGACGACTACGACATCCTCCTGATCGGCCACGCCGGCCATGAGGAGGTCGAGGGCACCCTCGGTGAGGCGCCCGAGCACATCCAGGTCGTGAACTCTCCCGACGAGGTCGACCAGGTGACCGTTCGCGACCCCGAGAAGCTGATCTGGATCTCGCAGACGACGCTGTCGGTCGACGAGACGATGGAGACGGTGCGGCGGCTGCGCGAGCGGTTCCCGAGCCTGCAGGACCCGCCGAGCGACGACATCTGCTACGCGACCCAGAACCGGCAGGTCGCGGTGAAGAAGCTCGCGCCGGACTGCGACGTCGTCATCACGGTCGGCTCGGCGAACTCCTCGAACTCGGTGCGGCTCGTCGAGGTCGCGCTCGACGCGGGCGCGCTTGCGTCCTACCGCGTGGACACCGCGAGCGAGGTGGACCTCGCCTGGCTCGAGGGCGCGACGACGGTCGGCTTGACCTCGGGCGCGTCGGTCCCGGAGATCCTGGTGCGCGACGTGCTGGAGCTGCTCGCGCGCGAGGGCTTCGTGCACGTCGAGGAGGTGCGCACCGCGACGGAGGACCTCATGTTCTCGTTGCCGCGCGAGCTCCGGACGGACCTGAAGATCGCCGGCACGCCCATCCAGCGCGAGCGCCGCGTCGCGCCCCGCCCCGAGGTCGCCGCCGAGACGGTGTAG
- the xseA gene encoding exodeoxyribonuclease VII large subunit, producing MTDQDSAPPIPALPLRALDTTAERPWPVRLLASKIADYVAKMAPVWVEGQIVQLSRRPGAGMAFLTLRDTDADMSLPVTVYSRVLEAVAVPLAEGAHVVVHAKPTFWTKRGSLQLQADAVRAVGVGELLARIEHLKRVLAAEGLFDAARKVPLPFLPGVVGLVCGRGSKAEHDVVVNAQARWPQVRFEIREVAVQGVSAVAQVSAAIAELDADPRVGVIVVARGGGAVEDLLPFSNETLVRAAAACRTPLVSAIGHETDTPLLDLVADYRASTPTDAAERIVPDVTQERVRITQARTRIRTAIGHLLAREQAGLASARSRPVLAVPQSMVAARASDVLARRESGRRALEDWLARAAGHTDQLAAQLRALSPAATLDRGYAVVQRADGAVVRAADDVAPGEALRIRVARGELAATAAP from the coding sequence GTGACCGATCAGGACTCCGCCCCGCCCATCCCCGCGCTGCCGCTGCGCGCGCTGGACACCACGGCGGAGCGTCCGTGGCCGGTCCGCCTGCTCGCGTCGAAGATCGCCGACTACGTCGCGAAGATGGCTCCCGTCTGGGTCGAAGGGCAGATCGTCCAGCTCAGCCGCCGGCCCGGCGCCGGGATGGCGTTCCTCACGCTGCGGGACACCGACGCCGACATGTCGCTGCCCGTGACCGTGTACTCGCGCGTGCTCGAGGCCGTCGCCGTGCCCCTGGCCGAGGGCGCGCACGTCGTCGTGCACGCGAAGCCGACGTTCTGGACCAAGCGCGGGTCCCTGCAGCTCCAGGCGGACGCGGTGCGCGCCGTCGGCGTCGGCGAGCTGCTCGCGCGCATCGAGCACCTCAAGCGCGTGCTCGCGGCCGAGGGGCTGTTCGACGCCGCGCGCAAGGTGCCGCTGCCGTTCCTGCCCGGCGTCGTCGGGCTCGTGTGCGGACGCGGCTCGAAGGCCGAGCACGACGTCGTCGTCAACGCGCAGGCCCGGTGGCCCCAGGTGCGGTTCGAGATCCGCGAGGTCGCAGTGCAGGGCGTGAGCGCGGTGGCCCAGGTGAGCGCCGCCATCGCCGAGCTCGACGCCGACCCCCGCGTCGGCGTCATCGTGGTCGCGCGCGGCGGGGGCGCGGTCGAGGACCTGCTGCCGTTCAGCAACGAGACCCTCGTCCGGGCGGCCGCGGCCTGCCGCACGCCGCTCGTCAGCGCGATCGGGCACGAGACGGACACGCCGCTGCTCGACCTCGTCGCCGACTACCGGGCGTCCACCCCGACGGACGCCGCCGAGCGCATCGTGCCCGACGTCACCCAGGAGCGCGTCCGGATCACCCAGGCGCGCACGCGCATCCGGACCGCGATCGGCCACCTCCTCGCCCGCGAGCAGGCCGGGCTGGCGTCCGCGCGCTCGCGACCCGTGCTCGCGGTGCCGCAGTCGATGGTCGCCGCGCGCGCCAGCGACGTGCTCGCGCGGCGCGAGTCGGGCCGGCGCGCCCTCGAGGACTGGCTCGCGCGGGCGGCCGGCCACACCGACCAGCTCGCGGCCCAGCTGCGGGCACTGTCGCCGGCCGCCACGCTCGACCGGGGCTACGCCGTCGTCCAGCGGGCCGACGGCGCGGTCGTGCGCGCCGCCGACGACGTCGCCCCCGGCGAGGCGCTTCGCATCCGTGTCGCCCGCGGCGAGCTCGCGGCGACCGCGGCCCCCTGA
- a CDS encoding exodeoxyribonuclease VII small subunit yields the protein MDTEPVPTTTRPPIRSAAQDDLASLSYEQARDELISVVSRLEAGGATLEESLTLWERGEALAARCQQWLDGARERLSTARTVEGDDAAPGQQHATGPDA from the coding sequence ATGGATACTGAGCCCGTGCCGACGACGACCAGACCGCCCATCCGCAGCGCAGCGCAGGACGACCTCGCGTCGCTCAGCTACGAGCAGGCCCGCGACGAGCTCATCTCCGTCGTCTCCCGGCTCGAGGCGGGCGGGGCCACGCTCGAGGAGTCGCTCACGCTCTGGGAGCGGGGCGAGGCGCTCGCGGCGCGCTGCCAGCAGTGGCTCGACGGCGCGCGCGAACGGCTGTCCACCGCCCGGACGGTCGAGGGAGACGACGCAGCGCCGGGCCAGCAGCACGCGACCGGACCGGACGCGTGA
- a CDS encoding carbohydrate kinase family protein yields MSTPAAAGDVGTPPAAGARALVVGEALVDVVRRLDGTVDEHPGGSPANVAIGLGRLGRGVELLTWFGPDAHGDLVRAHLESSAVHLVAGSDTAASTPVAIATLDATGAATYTFDLDWQVPADVELPADAVVVHSSTIGAALAPGGAAVLAILAAARDRSTVTYDPNIRPALLGSAESARPLVERLVALADVVKASDEDLAWLEPGVPAADVAARWALGGPALVVVTRGAAGVLAVTSAGLRLEVPAVAVTVADTVGAGDSFMSGLIDGLWTADLLGADRRRALAEIDAATLTAILERSARIAGITVSRPGANPPWAAELTA; encoded by the coding sequence GTGAGCACCCCCGCCGCGGCCGGCGACGTCGGCACGCCCCCTGCGGCCGGGGCCCGCGCCCTGGTCGTCGGCGAGGCGCTCGTCGACGTCGTGCGCCGCCTGGACGGGACGGTCGACGAGCACCCGGGTGGCAGCCCCGCGAACGTCGCGATCGGGCTGGGCCGGCTCGGGCGGGGTGTCGAGCTGCTGACCTGGTTCGGGCCCGACGCCCACGGGGACCTGGTGCGCGCGCACCTGGAGAGCTCCGCCGTCCACCTCGTCGCCGGCAGCGACACGGCGGCGTCGACGCCCGTCGCGATCGCGACGCTGGACGCCACCGGGGCCGCGACCTACACCTTCGACCTCGACTGGCAGGTGCCCGCCGACGTCGAGCTGCCGGCCGACGCCGTCGTCGTGCACAGCAGCACCATCGGCGCCGCGCTCGCCCCCGGCGGCGCCGCCGTGCTCGCGATCCTCGCGGCTGCCCGGGACCGGTCGACCGTGACGTACGACCCGAACATCCGGCCCGCGCTGCTCGGCAGCGCGGAGAGCGCGCGGCCGCTGGTCGAGCGCCTCGTCGCCCTAGCGGACGTCGTCAAGGCCAGCGACGAGGACCTCGCCTGGCTCGAGCCCGGCGTGCCGGCGGCCGACGTCGCGGCCCGGTGGGCGCTCGGCGGCCCGGCGCTCGTGGTGGTGACCCGGGGCGCCGCGGGCGTGCTCGCGGTGACCTCGGCCGGCCTGCGCCTCGAGGTGCCCGCCGTCGCGGTCACGGTCGCCGACACCGTCGGCGCGGGCGACTCGTTCATGTCGGGCCTGATCGACGGCCTGTGGACCGCCGACCTGCTCGGCGCGGACCGGCGCCGCGCCCTCGCCGAGATCGACGCGGCCACGCTCACCGCGATCCTCGAGCGCTCGGCCCGCATCGCGGGGATCACCGTCTCGCGGCCCGGCGCGAACCCGCCGTGGGCCGCGGAGCTCACCGCCTGA
- a CDS encoding carbonic anhydrase: MANPLTPAAAWALLRDGNARFVAGEMEHPSQSADRRAELSLEQQPFAVILGCSDSRVAAEIVFDQGLGDLFVVRTAGHVLDTTVVGSIEYGVDLLGTPLVVVLAHDHCGAVAAAAAALTTGELPRGFVRAIVDRVIPSIVGLGGGGLGALASLDAAALGREHTRHTVQMLQSYSAGLSEAIAAGRCAIVGVEYTLADGRVSVVESVGIDLEK; encoded by the coding sequence ATGGCAAACCCCCTGACCCCGGCCGCGGCGTGGGCCCTGCTCCGCGACGGGAACGCCCGGTTCGTGGCCGGCGAGATGGAGCACCCGTCCCAGAGCGCGGACCGTCGCGCCGAGCTCAGCCTCGAGCAGCAGCCGTTCGCCGTCATCCTCGGCTGCTCGGACTCGCGCGTCGCCGCCGAGATCGTGTTCGACCAGGGCCTGGGCGACCTGTTCGTGGTGCGCACGGCCGGCCACGTGCTCGACACGACGGTCGTCGGGTCGATCGAGTACGGCGTCGACCTGCTCGGCACACCCCTGGTCGTCGTGCTCGCGCACGACCACTGCGGCGCGGTCGCCGCGGCCGCGGCCGCGCTGACCACCGGCGAGCTCCCCCGCGGCTTCGTCCGGGCGATCGTCGACCGCGTCATCCCGAGCATCGTCGGCCTCGGCGGCGGCGGGCTCGGCGCGCTCGCGTCGCTCGACGCCGCGGCGCTCGGCCGCGAGCACACGCGGCACACGGTGCAGATGCTGCAGAGCTACTCCGCCGGGCTGTCGGAGGCGATCGCGGCCGGGAGGTGCGCGATCGTGGGCGTCGAGTACACGCTCGCGGACGGCCGCGTCAGCGTCGTCGAGTCGGTGGGCATCGACCTGGAGAAATGA
- a CDS encoding class II fumarate hydratase, producing the protein MPPEPATPLDPGYRIEHDTMGDVRVPAAALYRAQTQRAVENFPISGVHLERSHIEALARVKKAAARANAELGVLEPDVAAAIALAADDVASGAHDVDFPIDIFQTGSGTSSNMNANEVIATLATRRLGREVHPNDHVNASQSSNDVFPTSVHVAATAGVVRDLVPALDHLAATLEAKAVEFADVVKAGRTHLMDATPVTLGQEFGGYAAAIRYGVERLEAALPRAAEVPLGGTAVGTGINTPAGFPQRVIELLVEDTGLPLTEARNHFEAQGTRDGLVELSGVLRTVAVSLTKICNDLRWMGSGPNTGLGEIAIPDLQPGSSIMPGKVNPVIPEAVLMVAARVIGNDATVAWAGASGSFELNVQIPVIALGVLESIRLLTNASTVLADKAVAGIVANVARSRALAESSPSIVTPLNRVIGYESAAKVAKYAVKHAVTVREAVLALGFVDRGELSAADLDAALDVMTMTRPPRA; encoded by the coding sequence ATGCCCCCCGAGCCCGCCACGCCCCTCGACCCCGGATACCGGATCGAGCACGACACGATGGGCGACGTGCGCGTGCCCGCCGCCGCGCTCTACCGCGCGCAGACGCAGCGCGCGGTCGAGAACTTCCCGATCTCCGGCGTGCACCTCGAGCGCTCGCACATCGAGGCGCTCGCACGCGTGAAGAAGGCCGCGGCCCGGGCGAACGCCGAGCTCGGCGTCCTCGAGCCCGACGTGGCCGCCGCGATCGCGCTCGCCGCCGACGACGTCGCCTCCGGCGCGCACGACGTCGACTTCCCGATCGACATCTTCCAGACCGGCTCCGGCACGTCGTCGAACATGAACGCGAACGAGGTCATCGCGACCCTGGCCACGCGCCGGCTCGGGCGCGAGGTGCACCCGAACGACCACGTCAACGCGTCCCAGTCGTCGAACGACGTGTTCCCGACGTCGGTGCACGTCGCGGCCACAGCGGGCGTGGTCCGCGACCTCGTGCCCGCGCTGGACCACCTCGCGGCGACCCTCGAGGCGAAGGCCGTCGAGTTCGCGGACGTGGTCAAGGCAGGCCGCACGCACCTGATGGACGCGACGCCGGTCACGCTCGGCCAGGAGTTCGGCGGGTACGCGGCCGCGATCCGGTACGGGGTCGAGCGGCTCGAGGCGGCGCTCCCCCGGGCCGCCGAGGTCCCGCTCGGCGGGACCGCCGTCGGCACCGGGATCAACACCCCGGCCGGGTTCCCGCAGCGGGTCATCGAGCTGCTGGTCGAGGACACGGGGCTGCCGTTGACCGAGGCCCGCAACCACTTCGAGGCGCAGGGCACCCGCGACGGGCTCGTGGAGCTGTCAGGGGTGCTGCGCACCGTCGCGGTGAGCCTGACGAAGATCTGCAACGACCTGCGCTGGATGGGCTCCGGCCCGAACACCGGGCTCGGCGAGATCGCGATCCCGGACCTGCAGCCCGGCTCGTCGATCATGCCCGGCAAGGTCAACCCGGTCATCCCCGAGGCCGTGCTCATGGTTGCGGCGCGCGTGATCGGCAACGACGCCACGGTCGCGTGGGCGGGCGCGAGCGGCTCGTTCGAGCTCAACGTACAGATCCCCGTCATCGCCCTCGGCGTCCTGGAGTCGATCCGACTGCTCACGAACGCGTCGACGGTGCTGGCCGACAAGGCGGTGGCCGGGATCGTGGCGAACGTCGCCCGGTCCCGAGCGCTCGCGGAGTCCTCGCCCTCGATCGTCACGCCGCTCAACCGCGTGATCGGGTACGAGTCCGCCGCGAAGGTCGCGAAGTACGCCGTCAAGCACGCGGTCACGGTCCGCGAGGCCGTCCTCGCGCTCGGCTTCGTCGATCGCGGCGAGCTCTCGGCGGCCGACCTCGACGCCGCCCTCGACGTGATGACGATGACGCGGCCCCCGCGGGCCTGA
- a CDS encoding PhoH family protein yields the protein MDTKATSQETARTEGSNPDGRRTYVLDTSVLLSDPRAILRFAEHDVVLPVVVITELEAKRHHAELGYFARSALRLLDDLRIEHGRLDQPIPIGDLGGTLHVELNHTSSEQLPVGFRLGDNDNRILAVAKNLALEGQDVTLVSKDLPMRVKASAVGLQAQEYRAELAVDSGWTGMDTLDVSEAQMAATWEHESIELAEVEGAAERQLLCHTGLVLRSPRGSALGRVTADKHVQLVRGDQDVFGLHGRSAEQRIAIDLLLDPDIGIVSLGGRAGTGKSALALCAGLEAVLERRQHRKVMVFRPLYAVGGQDLGYLPGGESEKMNPWAQAVFDTLEALVSKEVVEEIMDRDLLEVLPLTHIRGRSLQDAYVIVDEAQSLERNVLLTVLSRIGQSSRVVLTHDVAQRDNLRVGRHDGVAAVIEALKGHPLFAHVTLTRSERSPVAALVTEMLEGIEV from the coding sequence GTGGACACTAAGGCAACGAGCCAGGAGACCGCACGCACCGAGGGGTCGAACCCCGACGGCCGTCGCACGTATGTTCTCGACACCTCGGTCCTCCTGTCCGACCCGAGGGCGATCCTGCGCTTCGCGGAGCACGACGTCGTCCTGCCCGTCGTGGTGATCACGGAGCTCGAGGCGAAGCGCCACCACGCGGAGCTCGGCTACTTCGCCCGGTCGGCCCTGCGGCTGCTCGACGACCTGCGGATAGAACACGGCCGGCTCGACCAGCCGATCCCGATCGGCGACCTCGGCGGCACGCTGCACGTCGAGCTCAACCACACGAGCTCCGAGCAGCTCCCGGTCGGGTTCCGGCTCGGCGACAACGACAACCGGATCCTCGCCGTCGCGAAAAATCTCGCGCTCGAGGGCCAGGACGTCACGCTCGTGTCCAAGGACCTGCCGATGCGGGTCAAGGCGTCGGCGGTCGGGCTGCAGGCGCAGGAGTACCGCGCCGAGCTCGCGGTCGACTCGGGCTGGACGGGCATGGACACGCTCGACGTGTCCGAGGCCCAGATGGCCGCGACCTGGGAGCACGAGTCGATCGAGCTCGCCGAGGTCGAGGGCGCGGCCGAGCGCCAGCTGCTGTGCCACACCGGCCTCGTGCTGCGCTCGCCGCGCGGGTCCGCGCTCGGCCGGGTCACGGCCGACAAGCACGTGCAGCTCGTGCGCGGCGACCAGGACGTCTTCGGCCTGCACGGCCGGAGCGCGGAGCAGCGCATCGCGATCGACCTGCTGCTCGACCCGGACATCGGGATCGTCTCGCTCGGCGGGCGCGCCGGCACGGGCAAGTCGGCGCTCGCGCTGTGCGCGGGCCTCGAGGCCGTGCTCGAGCGCCGCCAGCACCGCAAGGTGATGGTGTTCCGGCCCCTGTACGCCGTCGGCGGCCAGGACCTCGGCTACCTGCCCGGGGGCGAGTCGGAGAAGATGAACCCGTGGGCGCAGGCCGTCTTCGACACGCTCGAGGCGCTCGTGTCCAAGGAGGTCGTCGAGGAGATCATGGACCGCGACCTCCTCGAGGTCCTGCCCCTGACGCACATCCGCGGCCGCTCGCTCCAGGACGCCTACGTGATCGTGGACGAGGCGCAGTCGCTCGAGCGCAACGTGCTGCTCACGGTCCTGTCCCGGATCGGGCAGAGCTCGCGGGTGGTCCTCACGCACGACGTCGCGCAGCGCGACAACCTGCGCGTCGGACGGCACGACGGCGTCGCCGCGGTGATCGAGGCGCTCAAGGGCCACCCGCTGTTCGCGCACGTGACCCTCACCCGCTCCGAGCGCTCCCCGGTGGCCGCGCTCGTCACGGAGATGCTCGAGGGCATCGAGGTCTAG
- a CDS encoding isoprenyl transferase gives MRLPQVLYGLYERRLASSLPLGSIPRHVGVILDGNRRWARSFGEPASTGHRKGADKITELLGWSEEVGVEVVTLWMLSTDNLNRDSGELAELVTIITDAVCHLADTGRWRIQVMGDLDLLPAGSADALRSAEKRTHDVLGLHVNVAIGYGGRHEIADAVRSLLREHVQRGTTLAELAESFDVENIADHLYTRGQPDPELVIRTSGEQRLGGFLLWQSAHSEFYFCEAYWPDFRRVDFLRALRAFAARERRLGR, from the coding sequence GTGCGCCTGCCCCAGGTGTTGTACGGGCTGTACGAGCGGCGTCTCGCGTCGTCGCTCCCGCTCGGATCGATCCCGCGGCACGTCGGGGTGATCCTCGACGGCAACCGGCGCTGGGCCCGGTCCTTCGGCGAGCCCGCGTCGACCGGCCACCGCAAGGGCGCCGACAAGATCACCGAGCTGCTCGGGTGGTCCGAGGAGGTCGGCGTCGAGGTCGTGACCTTGTGGATGCTCTCGACCGACAACCTGAACCGGGACTCGGGCGAGCTCGCCGAGCTGGTGACGATCATCACCGACGCCGTGTGCCACCTCGCCGACACCGGCCGCTGGCGGATCCAGGTCATGGGCGACCTCGACCTGCTGCCCGCCGGGTCGGCGGACGCGCTGCGCAGCGCGGAGAAGCGCACGCACGACGTGCTCGGCCTGCACGTGAACGTCGCGATCGGGTACGGCGGCAGGCACGAGATCGCCGACGCGGTCCGCTCGCTGCTGCGCGAGCACGTGCAGCGGGGCACGACGCTCGCCGAGCTGGCCGAGTCGTTCGACGTCGAGAACATCGCCGATCACCTGTACACGCGCGGGCAGCCCGATCCCGAGCTCGTGATCCGCACCTCCGGCGAGCAGCGCCTGGGCGGGTTCCTGCTCTGGCAGAGCGCCCATTCCGAGTTCTACTTCTGCGAGGCCTACTGGCCCGACTTCCGGCGGGTGGACTTCCTGCGGGCGCTGCGCGCCTTCGCCGCGCGCGAGCGCCGCCTCGGCCGCTGA
- the trhA gene encoding PAQR family membrane homeostasis protein TrhA, whose amino-acid sequence MGRSRAATPSETAGAALREGAAQVAEAVKPKLRGWIHAGMFPIVLVAVIVLVVLTPTPDAKAATAVFGLTSVLLFGVSAVYHRGTWSPRVTGVLRRVDHSNIFLIIAGTCTPLAVILLSASTARILLWIVWTGAFLGLLGRVIWLGAPRWVYTPVYVALGCVNLGFLPQFAETGGPAIVWLVVGGGVAYIAGAVVYALKRPNPSPRWFGFHEVFHALTVVGFTCNYIAVSIAAYSLR is encoded by the coding sequence ATGGGACGAAGTCGAGCGGCGACGCCGAGCGAGACCGCGGGTGCCGCCCTGCGCGAAGGCGCCGCGCAGGTCGCCGAGGCCGTCAAGCCGAAGCTGCGGGGCTGGATCCATGCCGGCATGTTCCCGATCGTGCTGGTCGCCGTCATCGTGCTCGTCGTGCTCACCCCGACGCCGGACGCCAAGGCGGCGACCGCCGTCTTCGGCCTCACGTCGGTGCTGCTGTTCGGCGTGAGCGCCGTCTACCACCGCGGCACGTGGTCGCCGCGCGTGACGGGCGTGCTGCGCCGCGTCGACCACTCGAACATCTTTCTCATCATCGCCGGCACCTGCACCCCGCTCGCGGTCATCCTGCTGTCCGCCTCGACCGCGCGCATCCTGCTGTGGATCGTGTGGACCGGCGCGTTCCTCGGACTCCTCGGCCGGGTCATCTGGCTCGGCGCGCCGCGGTGGGTCTACACGCCCGTGTACGTCGCGCTCGGCTGCGTCAACCTCGGCTTCCTCCCGCAGTTCGCGGAGACGGGTGGGCCGGCGATCGTGTGGCTCGTCGTCGGCGGCGGCGTCGCGTACATCGCGGGCGCCGTCGTGTACGCGCTGAAGCGGCCGAACCCGAGCCCGCGCTGGTTCGGGTTCCACGAGGTGTTCCACGCGCTGACCGTCGTGGGCTTCACCTGCAACTACATCGCGGTCTCGATCGCGGCCTACAGCCTGCGCTGA